AATATGCCAGATGTATTTAAATAGTTTTAGGTCTTATGACAATACGACATAAATGTATATGTGTTCAGTCAGATATGAACTGAACTGGTCTAGAAATTACAAAGCATTGATTTGTATCACCGAGTCCTGTGATTTTTAAATTGGTTCGTCAAATTTAAGTAGTTTGTAATTACACATGACCTCATATATACATATGCCTCTAACCTCTTTATGATTTTACTCTGGTATATCAATCTATCCAAGTAGATTAGTTGAAACTTTAAGGTTGAGCTGTTGAGGTGGTATACCAATCTATCCAAGTAGATTAGTTGAAACTTTAAGGTTTTAAGCAAATAATGTTAGCGAGTGTGCATGGCATTTGCATATAAGTACATGACCATAGTAATATGAATTGGCATAGTGGTCAGGTGCCATTGGGGTAATGCTGCGGAAATTTTAGCCTCCTCAAAGCTTGCTCTAAGCGGGATAAGTGAGTATGTCCCTTTTTCCTTTTCCTTTGTTAATACATAAATTTCAGAAATTCGAAGAAACCTAGAAACCTTTTTGTTCAGGGTAGAAGATATATGATTCATATGTTCAATGAGCAATTAACTAAGTGTATATATCTGACTGAATAGGTTAAGTGGGTGACATGTGCCCTTGCACTCTAAACCAGAGGAGATATGAAAATGGTGGTCTTCAGTCTACTCTCAATCTGTTGCAATATGTCCTCTTTTACAGCTCATTATTACTTGTATACTTCGTTTCTGTTCTTTTACATTCATCTAACTACTCTTTTGTCTCTAATGTTAGCAGGTCCAAACTTCTGTATGCTATAGACTTCAACAGATAGTATAGTAGTAGTAGTATACTATTATATTCAATCATGCACATGTATTACCTGAATCTTAGGGATAATATATTTGATATCTACCAGAAGATTAGTTTCTACAGGTACACATTTTTTATACTGCACTGTATGGATTGCATAAAAAAGGGGTTGAGCACTAGTTTAATTCGAAAGACTAGTTCTTTTGCTAAGTTTCTTCTAGGGACAATCTGACAAATTAAAGGCCGTATAGAGTGCACAAGACTTCGTTGGGGGAAATTCATGATGTACGGAACCTTATCTTTATTTTTTCTCAAGAGACTGTTTGGTTAGGCCCTTCCAGTTCCAGTGCTCTCTCTTTAAATCATGTGGGGGCAATAGTGAATTAGTGATTGTCATTTTCACCAGCTCCCTGAGGAGGAGTATTTCTTTAGTTTTGCTCTCTTCTTTTCAGAAATTCCCACTCATATTGTTATCATTACCTACCTCCTCCTGTTTAAAGTAAGGAAACTGTTGGGGAACTCTGGCCATAAAGTAGGGTCAATTTCATATACTATGCATTAGTCTTGATAAAATTGATTCTTCTGTAAAGCATGCCTCAGAGAATAGATTCCAACCATAACTTAGATAAGCACCATATACAAAATACAAGGATACATTACTATTATGACATGTAATTATGTACACAAGTTATCAAGTCTAACTCTTGTTTAGAGTCCTAGTTAATGGAAAGCTTTTCTTAAACTTGTGTTAACAATATGCAATCCGGGTTACTTGGTTATGGGAGGCTGCTGCCCAATCTTGATTTGTGAAGGAGGATCGTCTTTATAAACAATGTTTTCAGTATGAACGAAAATTTATTTGAAGCCGAAGCATTAAGAAAATATTTATAGACTGCTTAGATTTTGATTTCAAATTTTAAGTTTTAGTACCTGCACTTTCTTAATCAATCTTTTGTGCGATCTCTGAAGAGAATAATTTTGGGGTTTCCATTCTTAATCAAACTTATGACTCTGGGAGCATATATGAAAGACCACTTGTAGCATTAGGAGCACATTAATATGAAAGATGATATTTTACAAACTAATATAAGGCGCGTTAGCACTTTAGAAAGATTGATCGTTAGCTAGGCCGTTCTCAATTTTTCAACAAGGGGAGGAGGAGAGCCTTCAGGAAACGAGCAAATCTCCACGCCTGTAAAAAACGGTCAAAGGAATTTGAAGGTAAATTTCTCTATTAGCAGTGGCCGAAAGTATGTGGAAAAGAAATGACCCTCAATATGTGAAGTTTAGGTGATGACAGTTTTCATATTTTGTTTGGTACTGCAAACAATATGAAAAAGTGCAGTCCTTGCTTGTCTCTGGGACACTGATGATGTTTTCATATCAGCAATGCAGTACTGAAACTGTAGTGAATTGTACATCATTTTGTTTCCCTTTGAATTTCAAGCTTCAAGTGACGCATCACATTTTATATAGTCATAGACAGTGCAGCAGAGACATCTTTGTGGACCATGGAATGTGACAATGCAATCTTAAGTGCAAATAAGCAGTCCATGACTTTTGAATGTTTTGGAACAGTTTAGTAGCGTGTGGTTGTGTATACATGTTTCCGTACTCCCAAGAAAGAATTTCACTCAAATTCACACCAAACAAAGGATATAGGAGAAATTTTTTTGATTCTTACTCACACACACATTTGGAGAATATATATGAATTCTTACAAACACAAATATTTGGAAAAGGATATATTCATTCTTACTATTACAAATATTTGAAGGAGAATGATTCTTACTCAAATTTTAACTGAGATATTACATGTAGCCCAATACATTGAATATTTAAAATATCTATACATGTACTTATAAATTTTTTTGCATATATTAAGATGAATTCAGAAACATTTAATCCATGTATCAATAATTAAAGCTGTAATTTTCACAAATATCACGACTTAATTATAACCGACGAGGCTATAATTGAAGGATATCTTTCCATCTAAATAAATGTCGAGAGTTCAAATCTCTTGCATGGGTGTGCGTAATTGGTCCAGATTTGGCACAAACAAACCTAAGATTCGAAACAAACAACTGAGACTCTTCTCAGTTCTTGTAATATAGTGGAACAAGGATCAGCCATATTTTACATAGCTAGTTAAAGTTCTTGAATTTGGATCGATCTCACTCTTTTGATAGACAAGAATGTTTGCTGTTAACAACTAACAATATTCTTACCAAAAAGTCATGAAATGTGGCCTGTACACTACATACCTTGATGAGACTATTCATAAACCTAAAGCAACTCTTATATATGTTGAATAAAGTTGTTTATTCAACATTTCATATAATAAAAGCAACACTTGTTAATGTCGTGAATAAAGCTGTTCACTGATACTTGCACAAGACCACTAGAATACAACACATGATTATTTACTGGGAGATTCTTCTATTTATTCTACTCTTGTCAATTTAACTTTTTACAGACATGAGAATCTCTTTTACTGTTTTTTTCCTCACTTTCTCGCAGaaaaaataattgatgatgatACAGTACAAGAATTTAAAGCCCAAAAAATTCTTAAAGCAACACTCTTTAATCAATTACAAATCAAAAGGAACTATAGAATCAAGAAGAGAAAAATATTAAAGATTCCCCTGGCCCCGTGAGTTCAAAATATCAACCAAATCGTCAAGGCCATGTCTGTTTCACGAGAAAAATATATTTGTACAAGTAATTGATTTAGATATTTTTAATCTTAAATTGTTCGGAGTGATTAGGATTAAATATTCCGCACAATAAACGAGTAAGCGATTAAAATCCAAAGAATATGATATTAATTTGTTCAATTAAGTATATCTTTTTGATAATAAAGGGACTATAGACCTCACAAACAGGCATAGGCTAAAGGAATCCAAAGCTGATAAAGATACAAGTCTCTCTAATGCCACTTTCAACTAGGAATATGAAACCATGCTTATATTAAACATGAAGTAACTTCTTAATTCTAATCACATAATCACTAATCTTGATAGACAATGTCATCAAGGAGAGGAAGTGCAAGATCAATGTTGGAGGACTCTAACAATGCAATTTATCGCAGAATGGTAAACCTACCGCGTAACATATTTGGAGGATTCTCAAGAGTTGTGAATCAAGGAATTGATCTTGTGGGAAATATAGGAGGAAGAAGAAACCAAAATCCACCATTGAACTTCCCTCCAATGCAAAATCCACCATCCAACTTTCCTCCGATGCAATATCAACCTCAGCCAATGATGATTCAAGAAGAGTGGGCTTTCTTGTCTAACTATGAGCAACAATTTGGGACAGTTCATCCCTTCTTCTACGCGTGCCGGTTCATTGAGGCCCTGAAAATTGCTCAAGATGAGCACAAGTTTCTTTTTATGTACCTTCACTCACCTGATCACCCCTTCACACCATCTTTCTGTAGGGAGACCTTATGTTCTCAAGTCGTAGTGCAGTTCCTGGATGCAAATTTTGTTTCTTGGGGTGGACTTGTTGATAGAGGAGAAGGTTTGCATATGGCTGCCACGCTTCGCCCTGCTACCTCTCCATTCTGTGCTATTGTTGCTCCAGCTCCCGGTGATATCTTAGCTGTGCTGCAACAGGTAACTAGTGTTGTATACAATTTTTTTGACATTTCTTAAATGATTCTGCATCTCCCAGCCACAAAACCCATTATATTTTATGGAATGGCATAAATGACTAGAAATTGAATCATTTGAGGCCGTATTGTGTAtgaataaattttatttattttggaaATACCATGGCTTGTAAGTTTGTGCGATTTGAAGCATTATTTGTAACTAAGTGGCAATGTATCATTATATGTCGTTGGTTAACAACCAACTTAAGCAAAAACTTAAGGTGTTGCGGCAAACCAATCTTACTCGAAAGGCCAGTAATAGTAATGACCGGATCACTAACCAACCCACCATGTGGCAACGACAAAGGTCTCCAAATTAATTTGAGATTTGGGTGTGTGTGGGGGGGGGGCTCGAATTTGAGACTTCTCCTAAACTTATATTTGATACCCTGTTAGAAAATAACTATATAAAACCTTAGTGTTGGGGAAATTACTAGATTGATCTTATATATTTTACATCATTTAAATTGTGACTTGTATATGCAGATAGAAGGGCCAGTTTCTCCAGCTGAATTGGTGGAGATTCTACAGAGAACAATGGAAGAGCAGGGATCTGCATTTGGTGGAGTTAAGGCCAGAGAAGAAGAAGAGAGACGAAGAGTAGATCGTCGCATAAGGGAAGAacaagataatgcatatcttGCATCACTCCAAAAAGACCAGGCTATGGTAATATGCATTTCTTGCTATAAGCTTATAAATTTTGCCATTTGGCTTAAAAGTCAAGTCTGTGTGACTAATTAGGAAATGAAGCTCAACTGTTTAATGTTGTCTTATAAATCGATAACTCTATTATTTCAGGAAAATGAAATGATGAATTTGAAATTGGAAGATAAAGGCAAGAAACATGTAGAAGCTTCAAGTACGGAAAAACATGAACAAGTTCATAAACCAAATTCTAGTAAAAAGCACAACAACAAAGTAACAAAGGTCACCAGGCCGCACAAAGTTTCTTCAACGAATAATAGGGATGCTCCATTAACTCAGGTATTTTGCCATACCTAGCATTATACAAATTCAATTCAAATAGATTTTTATCGTGTAAAAACAATTATACATTATCAACTCGAGGCCTATGGTATTACGTGAGCTATGGTACCATGTTAAGTTGCTAACTGAATGGTTGTCGCGACTAAAATGGTTTATAACTTATTGAACAGATACTAATAAGATTTCCAAACGGAGAGAGGAGGGAGAAAAGCTTTTTCTGCACAGAGAAAATTGGTGCAATTTACAGATACATTGATTCCTTAAACTTGCCTGGACTTGGAAGTTACAAGCTGATATCTAGCTTTCCTAAAAAGGTATACGGTGTGGATCAAATGCAGACAACACTCAAAGATGCTGGTCTTCATCCTAGAGCAAGCCTGTTCTTGGAGTTACCTTAGTATTAACTTAATCTTATAACATGTAAAATCATTAAGATCTTATGGTTTTTATGTACACAACCAGAGCTGGTTATAAATTGCATTTAGCCGCTAACTGTGATTTATCTTGAAATACTGAAGCATGCAAATTACTGTGAAGGAAGGAAGCAATAAAATTAAGAGAAGGATGCGAACTCAGCGGTTCTCGAGTCCGGTCAAATAAACGTCTCTTTAAAGTTATTTCGTCTACTGTGTGAGTCGACAGTCTCTCAGTATAAAATGAGAGAATGGTGTTATCGCGAGAACAACACATTTGGCGAAATTGAACACcagatttgtgtttgagagagacGGAGAGAACGGGAACGGACATGTATATGTATATGATGATAAGAATCCTAAGTcctatataaatattatataaggATGTGTATCATATGATGATAAAAACTCCAAGTCCTATCTAAAATAGTATATAAACTCGAGTACGTATTCACtactttaaataattaattaaactcACTAATATATATAAACTGGAGTAAACTTATACACTACtttacataattaattaaactCACTAACTAATTAATCGGTTAATAAATGAAATTCATAATtgaatcaagtttattgttacATTGTAACATCAAATCAGTTATAATAATTCTTATTAAAATGAAtctatttatttatatataatagCCCAACATAGGGTATTGGTGAGACATTTTATTCAATTTAGTGGTGAGACATTTTATTTAGCTTGAAATGTCTAAATTGCCCTTATAATTAccatttataaaaaaattacttTTGGTAGGAATCGGACCTGATCTTGCAAATACTCTATACAAGAGCATACCACTAAGGTACTAAATCATATGAGTTGTTAATCATATACATATTAGATATGCTTGTATGTCTTGGAGAAGTTAATTTTGGTATTATATCTACTGTGACTAAcgaataatttttaattatctatCTTTTTTACAATTGCTATGCTTTTACTGGGAATCGAAACCGGTTTTAAAAATACTCTACATAACATAATACCACTAAGTCACGCAACTATATATGTTGTTAATCATACACATATAGATATGATTGTTTGTCTTGAAGAAGTTAATATTTGGAATTATATATATTGTGACTAACGAATATTTTCAGGGCTTAATGCTCCTAAATGCATGGGTATttttatgattacaaaatttGATTAAAAAATTAGATTATTAAAAATACACTACGTGGTCATATAACTCTCTTAAGTACGTACTTTGGGatatttttctccaaattttaatcatctatttctttttatatttgcTACTTTAGTCATTTAATCAAATTGACTGTAAAATTATAAAAGTCAACGATAATAAGATAAACCGATTACTATTCTGTGTACTTATGGGTAAAACTATTTCAAATTTTATTTGGACTAATATATTTGAGCTTATTCTGAACTCAGCATCAGAATGTCACTTAATTTctaaaaaatactcaaaatttgacaGTTTTTCACAAATGATGTCAGAGCTTTATCAagctaaaatatatatttttttacttTCGAATTTAGTCAACGGGCTAGAAAATGATTGAGAATAAGTTATTTTCACTGATATTTTTCGTACACTTTATTTTAAATTATCAGGGGCTATATACTTTATTTCTAACAAAATCCGCAcaaactaatttttttttaaattataccCTATGTATTCTAAAACATTATTAGATAATGACCCATCATAGCCCAACATGGGCTATTTGTTCAAGAGACATTTTATTCCATATAAACATTAAGACAATTGATTGAGTTTAACATGTCTAAATTTTCATTAtacttataattttttttaaaaaaatcatttaaatgGATTTGAACTTGAGTTCATACACTAGATTGCACATCTCCTACCACTAGACCAAATACTCACATGTGTTTTAAATCATGCAAATTATATGTGTGTGAGTGTTGcatgaataaaaatataatgacaAATTTATCATTGTGCTtacttttaaaaatataattattatttaggGCTTTCGAAATTGAGTATATACTGAATACATACACTAATTTAGACATTTTCTTACCAATTGAAAATCACTCATTTATATTTTATATCATACAAATTATAAGAGTGTGCATATCGCATGAATGAAGAAATTTTTGATAGTTTAATTATTGTGTTtctattaatatattttaatattgatCAAATTTGTATACTTATTGATTCGGATTGTAATATATTATGTATCATATAAGGTCTCTTTATAcaattctaaattatttaatttagtgtaaaaataaaataataataaaaatttacTATACATAAATAATTGAAAATTACGTTACTTGTGTTTTCAATCAATCACATggtatgtatgtgtgtatgtgcCGCATGAATGAAATAATATTTGGTATTATTGTTATGATTTGTTAACAATTTTTTATCATAATTTTAGTTTTACATATCTTAATTCagattataatatattatttcaCATTATAGTAtgaataaattatatataatatatagatGGGCTATATTTCAAAGTAGTGTTAAATAATAATGATAAACTACTACATATGAAAATCACATCACCCGCCCACCTAATCTTATATTTCCACTCATACACGTGATACATGTGTGCGCGTGTCGCGTATTATAGaaatatttgatattttaattattataacttatcaaaaatatttaaacaatatttttttagattttatttattcaaattatattatattactttatgatttaaaataaaacaagtaaGTTAGATTAGACTATAAAGTAGCACACATCTTTAGTGAATTGCAAACAACATTCCCGCATATGTTAAATCGATGAAGAACATTAGGGACACATCAACCCAAGTATAGAGAAGGAAATTTGTCACATAGACCATCATGTATCAATACACATTTCAAACCAAAATCACATCATGTACCGATAATATTTCACACAAGAACTGTTATTTATGGATGAAACTATGTAAGCCGGAAAAAACTCTACTTTTATGAATTGGGTACATAAAGAAATTCTTTGTCCACGATTTTATTATTTATGTGACTCTTATACTTTGCAAACATGGACCAAAAACACAAGTAAGTCGGTTTATAAACATTGTGCACAATTTTGTAAACTATTAAGTATCTACACTACTCATTTcgcaaaataaaaatatttcaattatggatagttttctataactaggTAATTATATAGCTAAAGTACAACATATTCATCACCAAATAATGAATATCACACACAACACAAAATCTcgaaaatttaaaatttatattagaACATGACCCGTGTCTTGCACAGGTTTTCATGCTAGTTAATTATTTAAGAGTCCAAACCTATAATCAAATGAGAGAACAGTGTTGTTGCGAGAACAACACATTTGACAAACTTGAACACGAGGATTTGTGTTTGAGAGAACAAAAGAGAACATGATGATTAAAACCCTAAGTCCGACAAATATATTATATAAGCCCGAGTAAACATATACACAACTTCACATAATTAATTAAACAcactaattaattaattggttaataaaTGAAATTCGTAATTGAATCAAATTTATTGTTACATCAAATCAGTTATAATAATGcatatcaaaacaaattaattatttaagAGTCCAACCCTAGTGGAAAATTAATTTAGTAAAACTAGTCGATTATTATTCGAgccaattttctgctacattcaCTTCAAAATTACTCGAAAACCTATGATTTGCACCCCTAGGCGCAAGCGGAGCAATACACAAGTCTATTCAAGTATTTTGTTATATAAAATTATATGTATTCTCTTTTGCAAAATTAATGTGGAATTTTTATTTTTAACACAAATTTACACTACTAAGAAAGTTATTTTGTATTATCATATCTcattcatattttaatcattttgATTTAATTATCAATATTTTTCCTGCCAAATCTCTTTCACAATATTTTTCCTGCACAAGTCCCAAAAACAAATAACAGAAAATACAACGAAACTAGTTGAGTGTTATCTTGAGGGATCGTCTTAAAGGCGATGACTAGCTCTTGGTAATAATACCTTCTTCTTAGAATGTTCTCCTCCTGATCATCCTCGGATTTTCTTCTGGTTAAGTCTTCTAAactattgtgcaagacatgcatgtatcataacaagactcAGTCacactgacaaccctaagattaagttgtatgatagtctaaatctgtattttgtattatatcaCTAGAGTCTGTAAAAATTTTAAAGATCAGATTGAAGTATTTTTCTATGAATAGTCTCAAGCCTAacaataaactctggaagaagatcaacaatatcatgcctcagagaaaaggtgaataagcttggagttgaataaaccTGTATTAgaaaaaatactctaagtcaagatatctacaagtcacagatcaagtcatatagagaagtcattcgagaactccagaatgacttatcgcgaagtccaaaatggcttatagagaagtcccagagatatcgacaattcaaatgaagatatgaagattggagatatcgacaagtcaaattatcattagagatctcagagatatttaCAAGTCAAATGTATAtggagatctctgagatatcgacaagtcaacttttgttaggtcccaatttgtttgtagaagggggggttgaatgcaaacaataccgtttaatcgaataaaatgcggaataaaattgtgaaacaaaattcaagttaaataaaacttttattaaacttgaaaggtgttacaactacggtatcggttacaagggattaatctcaaatcaattattacaaatctagaataaattcgacatgaacttttttctatttttgtaattaaaagatcaaatgctaaatgcgatttgagattaagttctaggaattttaatccgctagattgatacacaagaacaagataaatatttctagttgattggatttaactttacaatctagaaatttaatctcgaagaaaagcagatgaaaaataaaatgttatgcttttgttttctgctcctttttctcttgtgtgttctgtttgattggattctgttggttgatcaacaaaagtcttctgctgcttttatcaaacaccgaactgaaaaatgtactggcatgacaatctctttggccagcaagactttcggtatgacaatatttacaactagcaagacaatcaaaatgaactagcaagactttcggtatgactattgattgtcataccgattgtcatattagttcaaataaattgtcttgctgaattaataacagattttaatctaaacagaaattctaataagacaattaaatgtattggcatgactttcggtatgactatcaattgtcataccgattgtcatactagttcaaatgaattgtcttgttttgaatttaagcagattttaaaccaattaaaatcttgtaaatcctcaatattaattctaaattaattaatcaatttaattcaattaatcaataaattaatctttgcagatataatttattttcttaattaaattatatgacttaattaattaatagagaattaatactaaccctgagcagcatccattcttctgacaatcttctgaaaatcactgagacttatgaatcaattccgccacttcaatgctgacactcgatgtactgtctggttcatgagtgactaacttccgtgacgtttcttcatgtcttgactttgatactctgattaaatccttgtaataaatgataccctgacgagatctctgtcacttggttaaatccacgatcttgatttatatcactgaggcatgatcaaattcttgaacttcttccagtgaatcttcaagtctgcaggtttctttatcctttgacagatgttactttgtgagatctctctgatgatagatccactatttacttattacattcttatttgagttgagttaa
This sequence is a window from Apium graveolens cultivar Ventura chromosome 9, ASM990537v1, whole genome shotgun sequence. Protein-coding genes within it:
- the LOC141682620 gene encoding plant UBX domain-containing protein 10-like; the encoded protein is MSSRRGSARSMLEDSNNAIYRRMVNLPRNIFGGFSRVVNQGIDLVGNIGGRRNQNPPLNFPPMQNPPSNFPPMQYQPQPMMIQEEWAFLSNYEQQFGTVHPFFYACRFIEALKIAQDEHKFLFMYLHSPDHPFTPSFCRETLCSQVVVQFLDANFVSWGGLVDRGEGLHMAATLRPATSPFCAIVAPAPGDILAVLQQIEGPVSPAELVEILQRTMEEQGSAFGGVKAREEEERRRVDRRIREEQDNAYLASLQKDQAMENEMMNLKLEDKGKKHVEASSTEKHEQVHKPNSSKKHNNKVTKVTRPHKVSSTNNRDAPLTQILIRFPNGERREKSFFCTEKIGAIYRYIDSLNLPGLGSYKLISSFPKKVYGVDQMQTTLKDAGLHPRASLFLELP